The following coding sequences are from one Gemmatimonas sp. UBA7669 window:
- a CDS encoding TolC family protein, with the protein MSILLTCWMQSSARRDVVRVPRPLRVGVAVAVLILGTSHALVAQADTSRVAPLRLADVYAEMVKRSPRVEAARQRARAAEARVPGSRRLPDPQVQLGFMNYGVPSLRPMETLGMNQVQITQMLPLNGKLAAAGRAADAQAAAERSRAADTRWEQRASAAAAFYDLYQLDRSIEVASESRRLMQDLASIAESMYRVGEGRQADVLRAQVEVARMDEEIIRMRAMREAASARLAALLDRPVEPALPPVQLPSYPAALPRVDSLQRAAAASRPMIQSGEQEVRAAEASELLARKEIWPDFEIGVQYGQRRAVASADPTAMSSGTDRMASLMVGASVPIFARSRQLKMREEAVAMRRMASADLAAMRSDTRGSVAEAFADLSRARALQLLYRTTILPQAEASVTSSLSAYRVGSVPFMTVLDSRTTVNRFRQELAVLEADEGRAWAELEMLVGRSLVDSTSEPPDSRDLPPAPTSPDAPTHSSILRDASRRGLR; encoded by the coding sequence GTGTCCATCCTGCTCACGTGCTGGATGCAATCCAGTGCACGCCGTGACGTCGTTCGCGTTCCCCGCCCCTTGAGGGTTGGCGTCGCCGTCGCGGTGCTGATACTCGGCACGTCGCACGCGCTGGTGGCGCAAGCAGACACGTCCCGTGTCGCACCGCTCCGCCTCGCCGACGTATACGCCGAGATGGTGAAACGCAGTCCACGGGTCGAGGCCGCTCGTCAACGGGCCCGAGCCGCCGAGGCACGCGTGCCGGGCTCCCGGCGCCTCCCCGATCCGCAGGTGCAACTGGGCTTCATGAACTATGGCGTGCCGTCGCTCCGCCCGATGGAGACGCTGGGGATGAACCAGGTGCAGATCACCCAAATGCTGCCACTCAACGGCAAGCTCGCGGCGGCCGGTCGCGCGGCTGATGCACAGGCGGCTGCGGAGCGTTCGCGCGCGGCCGATACCCGGTGGGAGCAGCGGGCGAGCGCGGCAGCCGCCTTCTACGATCTCTATCAACTTGATCGCTCCATCGAGGTCGCCAGCGAGTCGCGCCGCCTGATGCAGGACCTGGCAAGCATCGCGGAGAGCATGTATCGCGTCGGCGAGGGACGGCAGGCGGATGTGCTGCGCGCGCAGGTGGAGGTGGCACGCATGGATGAGGAAATCATCCGCATGCGTGCGATGCGCGAGGCGGCCTCCGCTCGTCTTGCCGCGCTCCTCGATCGCCCGGTCGAGCCGGCGCTTCCACCAGTGCAACTCCCGTCCTATCCGGCCGCATTGCCGCGCGTCGATTCGCTTCAGCGCGCCGCGGCCGCCAGCCGACCGATGATCCAATCGGGCGAACAGGAAGTGAGGGCGGCCGAAGCGTCCGAACTGCTCGCACGAAAGGAGATCTGGCCGGACTTCGAAATCGGCGTGCAGTATGGGCAGCGGCGTGCAGTTGCCAGCGCCGATCCGACGGCCATGTCGTCGGGAACCGATCGCATGGCGAGCCTCATGGTGGGCGCTTCGGTGCCGATCTTCGCCCGCAGTCGGCAGCTCAAGATGCGCGAGGAGGCCGTGGCCATGCGACGTATGGCGAGTGCCGATCTCGCGGCCATGCGTTCGGACACGCGAGGGAGTGTCGCCGAAGCGTTTGCCGATCTATCGCGCGCCCGAGCGCTGCAGCTGCTGTATCGCACCACGATCCTGCCGCAGGCAGAAGCGAGCGTCACCTCGTCGCTCTCGGCGTACCGCGTGGGCTCCGTCCCGTTCATGACCGTGCTCGACAGCCGTACGACGGTGAACCGTTTCCGGCAGGAACTCGCGGTTTTGGAAGCGGACGAGGGGCGCGCATGGGCCGAACTCGAGATGCTTGTTGGTCGGTCTTTGGTTGACTCGACGTCTGAACCGCCCGATAGCCGAGACCTACCGCCCGCGCCCACGTCACCAGACGCGCCCACTCATTCCTCCATCTTGCGCGATGCCTCGCGCCGAGGACTCCGCTGA